A stretch of the Actinomyces faecalis genome encodes the following:
- a CDS encoding transglycosylase domain-containing protein yields the protein MVDSAKPSSSSRRGGKLAEAAKNGRRDDGGRGRRSGPSKASSRSASRSGGGRSRSTRGAAAGASSSKGRRLNYPRAGKGPVLRWLPGWRFLLGAFLLMVAVMATTFIIAYNVIKIPAPSEFAQAQSTTVYYADGETKMGTFAEVNRTIIDASALPDYVGNAVIASEDRTFYTNNGVDPKGIVRAFWNNLRGGATQGASTLTQQYIKNYYVDTTSSYVGKFKQAIMAIKIDREMSKQDILDSYLNTVYFGRGAYGIEAASQAFFGHGASELTVSESALLAGIMPAPSAWDPAVDPEQAEVRFQRVLGFMLADGYITQAEYDAAEMPQTAAEQTNEVYAGPHGYVLQLVRSELAAKAGLDGEEIDTGGYRITTTINKAKQDAAVAAVQALPEGHSENLRAALVSIDATNGGILALYGGADYLTSQVNSATDAVAQAGSTFKPFALVGALEKGATLSNGYSGSSPMTIDGATFQNYGNISYGWSSLVKATAYSINTPYVQLNRDLGPQVTRDVAVRAGYPTDTVGLDDTLQNVLGSASPHTIDIATAYATFAAQGTRHDTHVVAQVTNSGGDVIYTADTTGEKVFSDEVMADATYAMQQVVNEGSGRTARALGRPVAAKTGSSSENKSAQFVGFTPQIATAVTLYQSGADGSEESITPWGMYNEITGSTYPADIFTQYMSTALAGLPVEAFPDRTSGSYRRGSLYGTAAPVEEYVEPEEEYVEPEEEEQQAEEETETTEDTEPAQQDPAPAVTQRPSTEPTESGGIERGNG from the coding sequence GTGGTAGACAGCGCGAAGCCCAGCAGTTCCAGCCGCCGAGGCGGGAAGCTCGCCGAGGCGGCCAAGAACGGTAGGCGCGATGATGGTGGACGGGGCCGGCGCTCGGGCCCGTCCAAGGCCTCCTCCAGGTCGGCCAGCCGTTCAGGAGGAGGGCGGTCCCGGAGCACTCGTGGCGCGGCTGCGGGGGCGTCGTCCAGCAAAGGCCGGCGGCTGAACTACCCGCGTGCCGGCAAGGGGCCGGTCCTGCGCTGGCTCCCGGGCTGGAGGTTCCTCCTGGGAGCCTTCCTGCTCATGGTCGCGGTGATGGCCACGACCTTCATCATCGCCTACAACGTCATCAAGATCCCCGCCCCCAGCGAGTTCGCGCAGGCCCAGTCCACCACGGTCTACTACGCCGACGGCGAGACGAAGATGGGGACCTTCGCGGAGGTCAACCGCACCATCATCGACGCCTCAGCCCTGCCGGACTACGTGGGCAACGCCGTCATCGCCTCGGAGGACCGCACCTTCTACACCAACAACGGTGTGGATCCCAAGGGCATCGTGCGCGCCTTCTGGAACAACCTGCGCGGCGGGGCGACCCAGGGGGCCTCGACCCTGACGCAGCAGTACATCAAGAACTACTACGTGGACACCACGAGCTCCTACGTGGGTAAGTTCAAGCAGGCCATCATGGCCATCAAGATCGACCGGGAGATGTCCAAGCAGGACATTCTCGACTCCTACCTCAACACCGTGTACTTCGGACGCGGTGCCTACGGCATTGAGGCAGCCTCGCAGGCCTTCTTCGGCCACGGCGCCAGTGAGCTGACGGTCTCGGAGTCCGCGCTGCTGGCCGGAATCATGCCTGCCCCCAGCGCCTGGGACCCCGCCGTCGACCCGGAGCAGGCCGAGGTCCGCTTCCAGCGGGTCCTCGGTTTCATGCTCGCCGACGGCTACATCACGCAGGCTGAGTACGATGCGGCAGAGATGCCACAGACCGCTGCTGAGCAGACCAACGAGGTCTATGCCGGTCCTCACGGCTACGTCCTGCAGCTGGTGCGCTCCGAGCTGGCGGCCAAGGCGGGGCTCGACGGCGAGGAGATCGACACCGGCGGCTACCGCATCACGACGACGATCAACAAGGCCAAGCAGGACGCTGCCGTTGCTGCGGTCCAGGCCCTGCCAGAGGGGCACTCGGAGAACCTGCGCGCGGCGCTGGTGTCCATCGACGCCACGAACGGCGGCATCCTGGCGCTGTACGGGGGTGCGGACTACCTGACCAGCCAGGTCAACTCGGCGACCGACGCCGTCGCCCAGGCCGGGTCGACCTTCAAGCCCTTCGCCCTGGTCGGGGCCCTGGAGAAGGGAGCGACCTTGTCCAACGGCTACAGCGGCTCCTCGCCGATGACGATCGACGGGGCGACCTTCCAGAACTACGGGAACATCTCCTACGGCTGGTCCAGCCTCGTCAAGGCCACCGCCTACTCGATCAACACTCCCTACGTCCAGCTCAACCGGGACCTGGGGCCGCAGGTGACTCGTGACGTCGCTGTGCGTGCGGGTTACCCCACGGACACGGTGGGCCTGGACGACACGCTCCAAAATGTTCTGGGCTCGGCCTCCCCGCACACGATCGACATCGCCACGGCCTACGCGACCTTCGCCGCTCAGGGAACCCGCCATGACACGCACGTGGTGGCGCAGGTGACCAACTCCGGTGGTGACGTGATCTACACGGCCGACACCACCGGTGAGAAGGTCTTCTCCGACGAGGTCATGGCAGACGCCACCTACGCCATGCAGCAGGTGGTCAACGAGGGCTCGGGTCGCACTGCCAGGGCGCTGGGGCGCCCGGTGGCCGCGAAGACCGGATCCTCCTCGGAGAACAAGTCCGCGCAGTTCGTGGGCTTCACCCCGCAGATCGCCACCGCCGTCACGCTCTACCAAAGCGGTGCGGACGGCTCGGAGGAGTCGATCACCCCGTGGGGCATGTATAACGAGATCACCGGCTCCACCTACCCGGCTGACATCTTCACCCAGTACATGAGCACTGCGCTGGCGGGCCTGCCGGTCGAGGCCTTCCCGGACCGTACCTCCGGCTCCTACAGGCGCGGCAGCCTCTACGGCACCGCCGCCCCGGTGGAGGAGTACGTCGAGCCTGAGGAGGAGTACGTCGAGCCTGAGGAGGAAGAGCAACAGGCCGAGGAGGAGACGGAGACCACGGAGGACACTGAGCCGGCCCAGCAGGACCCGGCGCCAGCAGTGACTCAGCGGCCCTCGACCGAGCCCACTGAGAGCGGCGGCATCGAGAGAGGCAACGGCTAG